One window from the genome of Rufibacter tibetensis encodes:
- a CDS encoding rhodanese-like domain-containing protein yields MKERLDQQEPLQLIDVREPQEWEICNLGGQLIPLADLPKQAANLDKDKTTVLICHHGFRSAQALMFLQQRHGFTNLLNLKGGVHAWAQEVDPNFPVY; encoded by the coding sequence ATGAAAGAACGCCTGGACCAACAGGAGCCCCTGCAACTCATTGATGTGCGCGAGCCTCAGGAATGGGAAATCTGCAATTTGGGTGGCCAACTCATTCCGCTGGCTGATCTCCCAAAACAGGCGGCTAATCTGGACAAAGACAAAACCACGGTGCTCATTTGCCACCATGGTTTCAGGAGCGCACAGGCGTTGATGTTCCTGCAGCAACGCCACGGCTTTACCAATCTGCTGAACCTGAAAGGCGGGGTGCATGCCTGGGCGCAGGAGGTTGACCCAAATTTTCCGGTATACTAA
- the pnuC gene encoding nicotinamide riboside transporter PnuC — MDFLSPATWDLATVTEVVGVITGLLCVWLAARQNIWTFPVALVSVLLYIVIFYDARLYADMSLQVMFAVLNFYGWYMWLHKGNQRVERPVTKMTSKHWIWLLLFVPLFTAGLGTYLHYNTDADLAYWDAGTTAVSLGAQWLMSRKKLENWLIWIVVDAVYVPIYIYKELYPTAVLYFLYLALAWWGYIDWKKSMQGKLQEQGAQALVG, encoded by the coding sequence ATGGATTTTCTCTCCCCAGCTACATGGGACTTGGCTACCGTTACCGAGGTAGTAGGCGTGATCACGGGTTTGCTCTGCGTTTGGCTGGCTGCCAGACAAAACATCTGGACGTTCCCCGTCGCGTTAGTTAGCGTGCTCCTGTACATTGTCATCTTCTATGACGCCCGCCTGTATGCCGACATGAGTTTGCAGGTCATGTTTGCGGTACTCAACTTCTACGGCTGGTACATGTGGCTGCACAAAGGCAATCAGCGGGTTGAGCGGCCTGTCACTAAAATGACCTCTAAGCACTGGATCTGGCTTTTGTTGTTTGTGCCGCTTTTTACAGCTGGGTTAGGAACCTACCTGCACTACAACACCGATGCGGATTTAGCTTATTGGGACGCGGGAACCACCGCCGTAAGTCTGGGCGCGCAATGGCTCATGAGCCGGAAAAAACTGGAGAACTGGTTGATTTGGATTGTAGTGGATGCCGTGTATGTGCCCATCTATATCTACAAGGAGCTTTACCCCACAGCCGTATTGTACTTCCTGTACCTGGCGCTGGCTTGGTGGGGCTACATAGACTGGAAGAAGAGTATGCAAGGTAAACTGCAGGAACAAGGTGCCCAAGCACTGGTCGGATAA
- the guaB gene encoding IMP dehydrogenase, with amino-acid sequence MHSHAPNLLFEALTYDDVLLLPAYSEVLPKDTNTSAQLTRNIRVNIPLVSAAMDTVTEADMAIAMAQEGGIGIIHKNMSIKQQAEQVRKVKRSESGMILDPVTLHENATLGEAIQLMKEHRIGGIPIVSADKKLVGIITNRDLRFEKNFSVKVSEIMTKDRLVTAPKGIELDKAEDILQEYKIEKLPVIDENGILAGLITYKDILKRKHRPYACKDEFGRLRVGAAVGVTPDVLDRVGALVDAGVDVISIDTAHGHSKGVMEAVRRIKDAFPNVDLIAGNVATAEGARALADSGADAVKVGVGPGSICTTRIIAGIGVPQLSAVIEAVRGLEGTGVPVIADGGIKFSGDVVKAIGGGASTVMIGSLLAGTEEAPGDMQIFEGRKFKTYRGMGSIEAMGEGSKDRYFQDAEDDVKKLVPEGIVGRVPYKGLAGEVLYQLVGGLKAGMGYCGAPDIEALKKAKMVKITGAGLRESHPHDVQITREAPNYSR; translated from the coding sequence ATGCATTCTCACGCACCCAATCTGTTGTTCGAAGCCCTCACCTACGACGACGTTCTCTTATTACCCGCCTACTCAGAGGTACTTCCTAAAGATACAAATACTTCCGCCCAGCTTACCCGAAACATCCGGGTGAACATTCCTTTGGTTTCAGCCGCCATGGATACGGTGACCGAAGCCGACATGGCAATTGCCATGGCTCAGGAAGGTGGCATCGGGATTATCCACAAAAACATGAGCATCAAGCAGCAAGCCGAACAGGTGCGCAAAGTGAAACGCTCTGAAAGTGGGATGATCTTGGATCCGGTAACGCTGCACGAAAACGCCACCCTTGGCGAAGCCATCCAGCTCATGAAAGAGCATAGGATCGGCGGCATTCCAATTGTTTCCGCTGATAAGAAACTGGTGGGCATTATCACCAACCGTGACCTACGATTCGAGAAAAACTTCTCGGTGAAAGTTTCCGAGATCATGACGAAAGACCGCCTAGTAACGGCTCCTAAAGGAATTGAACTGGACAAAGCCGAAGACATTCTGCAGGAGTATAAGATCGAAAAGCTCCCTGTCATTGACGAAAACGGCATTCTGGCTGGATTGATCACCTACAAAGACATCCTGAAAAGAAAGCACCGTCCGTATGCCTGCAAAGACGAGTTTGGTCGTCTGCGCGTGGGTGCCGCCGTGGGCGTGACCCCAGACGTGCTGGACCGCGTAGGTGCGCTAGTGGATGCCGGCGTAGACGTGATCAGCATTGACACTGCGCACGGTCACTCTAAAGGCGTGATGGAAGCGGTTCGCAGAATTAAAGACGCTTTCCCGAACGTAGATCTTATTGCCGGTAACGTGGCTACCGCCGAGGGCGCCAGAGCCTTGGCAGACTCCGGGGCCGACGCCGTGAAAGTGGGCGTAGGTCCAGGTTCTATCTGTACTACCCGCATCATTGCTGGTATTGGGGTTCCTCAGTTATCAGCAGTGATTGAAGCGGTAAGAGGTCTGGAAGGAACAGGTGTACCAGTCATTGCTGATGGTGGCATCAAGTTCTCTGGTGATGTGGTGAAGGCCATTGGCGGCGGAGCCAGCACCGTGATGATTGGTTCATTGCTGGCTGGTACTGAAGAAGCTCCTGGTGACATGCAGATCTTTGAAGGACGTAAGTTCAAAACCTACCGTGGCATGGGTTCTATTGAAGCCATGGGCGAGGGTTCCAAAGACCGTTACTTCCAGGATGCCGAAGACGACGTGAAGAAACTAGTTCCGGAAGGCATTGTAGGCCGCGTACCCTACAAAGGCCTGGCTGGTGAAGTGCTTTACCAGTTGGTAGGTGGCTTGAAAGCCGGGATGGGTTACTGCGGTGCCCCGGACATTGAAGCGCTTAAGAAAGCCAAAATGGTAAAAATCACCGGAGCAGGTCTGCGCGAAAGCCACCCGCACGACGTGCAGATTACCCGTGAGGCTCCAAACTACAGCCGCTAG